From the genome of Tripterygium wilfordii isolate XIE 37 chromosome 6, ASM1340144v1, whole genome shotgun sequence:
ACAAGAATCCTGGATTCATCGTTTGGGAGTAATTGGGACGTTGAGTCAAGCCATCTTCCATCGATGAGCAGATTTTCACTTgagacatttggtttattggttGTCATTGCCTTGTTATATAACATTATAGATAGTTTATACATTCATATTTATACTCCAAAGATCTCTTCCTCAGGTACAAACTTGATAAAGCCTTAGCCACCTGCATATCATCTCATCAGCGGAGTCCTAATACAGTGATTTCTGGTTTGCCAAACAGCTCTGCCATCGACGTTCTGTAGTTCCAGCCTGAATCTTCACCCTTCACACCTAAATGCAACAATCCTTCAACTGGGCTTACGTGGATAAGATATACTCGAATTTAATGATACCAAATTCGATTCTCCGCTCCCGCTTACCTACTAATAAACTCACACCTAAATAGATGGATCATGTAACCCAGTGGTTTATTTGGTAAATGTGATTATTATACCTACTACTACTATGATTGAGAGTTGTCCCTAATCATTACTGACCAATCAAAATTAAAGATTGATTTTAGTTATTTATACTCAAGCACGTCTATCAGATCCcacaacaccaacaccaacaattttttcgaaaaacaaaacaacatggCTATCATTAACGTTTGACATTGTtcacataattttcttttgtttttttcatttgtttgtaaAGAAAAAAATGGCAACATAAGTCGTCAAAAGTCAAAGAGATTCGTCTCTGTCCCCTCCCCATTTGAGAAGCTCGAtgatgtaataaaaaaaattaaacaaataataataacaataaatgagTAAGTAAAGGGCTTGGTGATACATTGAAGTCTGTTGATAAATGATGATAGGGGGGGAAGGatttgctggaattattccagcaattccACCAGATCTACACCATTAAATGATATGGGTGTAGTGTTATCAAATCAATGCATTGTTACATTGGATGATGTAGATCTTGTAAAATtcctggaataattccagcccctATCCGGGGGAGttgttaaaagttaaaacaaacGTAGCTGGCAAATAGTTGGCTGAGCCCTCTTTTTCTATTCCATTTTTGCCACTCTCTCTCTGTGGCTTTGCGAGGAAATTAGGTTTTTCTGTGGATTCAAAGAGTACTTCGTTGATCTTCTCTTCGGTTTATGACGATCGTTGAAGAGGCGTGAAGTATTGTAGTGAGAGAGAATAGGAAGTGAGTGAAGAGGAGAGAGATCTAATCTGTGGTGGTACTGGTGGCGGAAATGAGCGCCTCCAGGTTCATTAAGTGCGTGACGGTCGGTGACGGTGCTGTTGGCAAAACCTGTATGCTGATTTCCTACACTAGCAACACTTTCCCTACGGTGAGAGCTCCACACTGACCTCCTGTTTTCTTTTCGTCTTTCTCGATATTCTTGTACTACATCTCTTTGTTTCTTGATTTTCCGGGAAAAATAATGAGGAAGAAAGAGGAATTTAATGTATGCTGCCATATCATGTCATTATTTATTGCTATGCGATCCTTAGATTTTATTTCCAGGTATGATTATTCTTTTGAAACTTAGTTGTATGTCTGTTTAAGGTGATTGAAGTTGATGGCTTACGTCCAGTTTATTGGTCTTGAAAAGAATATAATGAGATATGATTTACGAAACTTTGCCAATTACCTATATGGCATTTGGACATTTATGTTTATGTGCTCTGGAATTCGTTGGCATGAGGAGGTTAAACATATGGATGGTACACTAAGGGTGAAGCAATTGACATCATGTGTGCAAGAGTTGGAGTGCATACATGATGATGCAGCTGTAATTTGAGTCTTCTTCAAACCTGAGTTAGTAACTGGTGTTTTATATTCAGTTTAGAGGCTGGAAATCATATTAGATAGCTTTCTAGATTAAGTTTTATGTGCttcgataaaaaaaaatcgcCGTTAATTGTCATTTATTTCAGTTGAAGTTCCTGATATCTCTTTtagattcttcatttttttttaacattattGAATCTCTTATCACAGCGACTTGCCTGGGCAAAATAATTTGAAACTGATGGCAATTGACTAACTGATTTACCATCTTATTTTTGCTATTGTTATCGTTAAACAGGACTATGTGCCAACTGTTTTTGACAATTTTAGTGCAAATGTGGTTGTGGATGGGAGCACTGTGAACTTAGGACTATGGGATACAGCCGGTAATTCAAGCCCATCTGGCTTGTTCTCttctcttattttttgttttagttttacaATTTTCTGGCTTAATATATTTCTCTGTAAACAGGTCAGGAGGATTACAACAGGCTCAGACCTCTCAGCTACAGAGGGGCAGACGTCTTTATTCTTGCGTTCTCGCTCATTAGCAAGGCTAGCTATGAAAATGTTTTCAAGAAGGTTTGTCTTGAATGGATTCCTTTAGGATGATTCATTTAATGTGAGATTGTAACTGTATTTGTGTATGATAATCAATTGTATACATGCTTTCCATTTCAGTGGATTCCAGAACTGAGGCATTATGCACCTGGTGTTCCTATTATTCtggttgggacaaaacttggtaaGTTTGTTCATATTGGTGATCAATATCATTTTTATAGTGCTCATCTTCCAAAATACTTTTTGCGTCATCACAGAACGCAGACAACATTTTGGGATGTCTGTATTGATGTGGTCTTTTTAAGCTATTGGGATGGTGGAATGATTTACTTGCTTGGCCTATATCCCTTTTTTACGAAACTACGCAAGTGTTGAATGAGAACTTGTGATCATCATTTCCTTGGATTGCTAGAATTAGATTTTAGCAAACTTTTACCATGTAAAATGAATAtgaacatttatttttctatgtgtATAGTTTGGTCAAACTTCTAATTTTATAATGAATAGTAACTTTTGTCATGAGACTTTGCTGAGTGTTTGAGGGCTATAGATTGTTTGAATATTGTATTGAATCACTGtaggtttttgtgcagttgAACATTTGTAATGTATCTAGACTAAGTTGTGAACGTGTTATCATATATAAAGCTGCACGATTTTAACTCCAATCTCTTAGTCACAACGTGGGGTTGTAATAACATTCTATGCAAACAGTTCTTGGTTactatttcttttgtttctttcattATTTTAAGTTATCATGTTTGTGAATAAGTAGTTGATCATGCATTAGATAATGAACCCCTTCTTTGAGTAGTGTTGTACAATGTAGCAACTGTCCAGATATGAAATTGCAAATTGGTGGTCATAAAAACAACTGGCGCGCACATGCAAATGTTGGggatcttctcttttttttttcccctatctGCTGTAGCTTTTCCTAAGGCCTATGTTGGATGAAGTTTGAGATTAACAGTTGTAACTTGTAACGGCAACTACACATGTCAGCTTGCGTCACTTTGGAACCTATTTGACTATCATGAATTACTTCAACCCATCCCCCACCCCATCAGTGCTCTCGAGTTAACTCCTTTCCATTTGCAGATCTCCGTGATGATAAACAGTTCTTTACAGACCATCCTGGTGCAGTGCCTATTACAACTGCTCAGGTAAAGACTACTGCCAACCGAGAAAATAAGGCATTTGCTCGCCTCTTCTATGTTCTCCCTTTTTCAATGGTTGAATTTTTTATCTGACATTTTTTATAAAAGGGAGAGGAGCTGAGGAAACTAATTGGATCTCCTGCTTACATTGAATGCAGTTCAAAAACACAGCAGGTATTCAAATCCTCATGTTTTCACATTAGGAGAGATTTTTTCATCCCGACTGATGTAGCAATGACATCCATTGATTTGTAACTGCAGAATGTGAAGGCAGTTTTCGATGCTGCTATTAAGGTGGTCCTCCAACCTCCAaagcagaagaagaaaagaaagtcaCAAAGGGCTTGCTTCATATTGTGACTGGAAGAACTAGTAGTTATGGCAGAAAGATTGCTGCTGCAGTTGCCACACCGCCGCTAATTCCTTCCGAAGGAACGAGCTTTGTTGTATAGTATCGACTTACATTCTAGGAATTTCTGTTGAAGCATCAGATGGTTTGTTTATCATTTACTTATTTTTATCATCTGTAATTTGTTGACTTGCATTCCTTTTTAACATGTTCACAGCATGTTTAGATCTGAATGTACTATAAGGTATGTGCTCTAGAACCTTTTCTAAACCGCTTTGTCGACATGATAATCTGAGGCTTCATTCTAATTTAATTTTAGGGAAGTTTAAATTTGCGAAATAACTGTGGAGGCAAGGTGGTTTTATAGAAAATGTTCCGACTTCTCTTATCCTTGATCCTTGGTGGATGTAGTTAAGAAAATGCCCATGTTTTGGTAGAATATATCTCAATTTGCTGCTGGTTATTCCGTTCGATTTTGTAAAACAAACAATACCCGTCTCCATTATACATGAATATGATGGTTTCTCGCATGATACAAGAACATAAGATGCATTCCTCGGATGGTTTCTCGCATGGTCCAAGGAGAACATAAGATGCATTCCTCGGTCTAATTCAAATCGGGAAAAATGAGATTTCCACCCCCACATTCAAGCTCAGGAAATTCCCCAATGATACCACATGCTCATGAGTTTCAAATGAAACACAAACTTCCAACTTATTGGAACTCCACAACTTCAATGACTGATGCACTCTAGTTTGATTTTACTGTCTATTTCACAAACCAGTCGTCCATTCACAAGAATTCTTACTAGAGAACATATGACGTCAATGTTTACTTACCTGCTCTGTACTCTGGCAAAATGCGAGCCATTCAACATGGCAAATTCGGCCATTCCCTAGCATTTTCCCCATTAAATGAACAGCTTGCTCAACATAGTTGGCCTCATTTGTGAAATTGCCAGAAAGTCAGACCTTAAAAGAATCATATTTCTCACTAGTGATTTAATGCAACGAATGGCTGTACTTCTCAAAAAAGTAGAGATATCTTCCTACCTTAAGCATCCCATAAATGAATGGTAATTAAATCAAACAGCAGCAACTAAAGCACATTCAAAAGGGTATACAGTAAAGTACCAACTCGTTTAGTATTTCAACAAACAGTGTGACTGGCCCACTACTACCCCTTGTAACACTGGCCATCAAAGCTGGACCGTAAGATTATCAAAAGCCTCAGTTAGGGTCGGCTGGTCGCATCTATGACTAATGAGTAACCATTCCAAAACAAGAGCAATACTAAAAGGTTAGcattatcattttgttttttggataaagaaaatattgaatggATTTTAAGCAAAAGGCAGTGCACCTTTTTCCATCTTTGATCGCATCCTGATCATCAACCCAAAATAGATGTGAGCAAGCATAAACAGCTCTGCACTGATCAGGTTTCTTCAAGAGCTTGGCAGAATACTGGCCATAGGAGGCAAAAGGAATGTGTATATATTCAAGAAAAGATATTGGCAAAACCAAATTAGATCAAGGCTCAAGCATCACACCCGTGACCTTTTGTGTCAAAGTATCCATGTTCTCAACACCAAAAGTATTCATAATTAGATGTATTGCTGTCACCTGGGCCTCGAGTCCTGGAAACAAGTTTCGTTCCTTAAAACAGGCTAAATATGAGCTATGCAACATTTACTAAATCTGAACATCCATGACAGCATCAGTATCTCTGCAAGAATTCATCAGCTAATTCAAATGTATATGTAATCACAAAAGATCCCCAATTCATATTCAACATATCGAGTAGTACGGTTTGAACTTACAGAATGAAAGTTAACGATCTGAAAGagatcaaattcatcaagttATTGTCTGAATATGAGATGACATCTGCTATCaaaatttgttttgttcttaaacaaCAACACAAATTTTAGGTGGAAATGCTCGGAGATAAGTAAGTGTAAACATCAAACTTAGTTAGTATAACAGTATTAGATAGGAATCTACGGCCTAGATATGTAGATTATCAATTATTCACTAATAACATCAAATCCTATATCGTAGAGCACCTATGTACCACGTAAACAGCATTAGAGtataaaaaaatcaacaatacaGATTCGAAGTCAATACACAAAGATTTATATGCACTTGCACCCACATAGACAAAAATTCTTCGTGCAGTTTCGAAATGGAAAACAGCATTTAATGCATGAAATAATATCAGAACCCAGGGGGGGGGGGGTCTTAATACTTATTAAACATAAGCAACTGAAGAagtcaaactcaaaacaaaaaCCAGCAGTTTTTCAGGTTCGACTTTGAAGAAGCTGCCACAAAAGAGATCTAAAATTCAAAGGCATTCTTACATCGCTTATTCTAGCAAAAATACAGCAGGAAGCTACAAAGGGCGTGTAGAGCAAGCAATGAAGAACTTCTATGATAACTAATGCAAGTATCTGAGTTTTTGCTCCTCATCATTGTCCTGAAGATATTGGAACAGGAGAGATGCCTCATTCGTACATGAGAGGTAATATCATAAATGtgtaaaaacaaaagaaacctgGTTGTATTGACATTTCTATAATTATCAGGTGACCATGCAATGTGACAAGGAAGCATGATCTCCAAAAGGACTACAAATGTCTTAATGATGTGAAATTTCCAGTTATCTGACGATTCTGACCACAGGAAAAAAGAATTGACAGCAGACTTGACTATGAAGAAAGACTCCACTATGCAATGCTATCAATCGGGGACAAAATTAATGAAAGCAATAGAATGAAGAATTCTTGATTGGAGAACACAGAAATGAACAAGGAAACATAAAATTGGCAATCATGTTGAAGCTATGCTCATGTTCCGTGAAATAATTGGTCGACAAATGTGCATTCACCAGACATTTCCAACAGCAAGGAGAGAGTCCACTATACAATAACATTCATCATTACAACAATTAATGAAAGAAGTATAAAGTAGAAAGAACAAGTCAACGGACAAGGAAACATCAGGTTCGTGATCATATTGAAATTATGTTCATCTTACATGACTTTATGTTAACCGACCTACAAATGTCCATTTACAATGGACAAAGAGGTATTAAATTCACGATCATGTTGAGAATACCTCATCCTACATGACATAATTGATCAACCAATGTGCATTCAGTCACAGCCTACATTTTTGGCCATGGAGAAATAGTTTAAGATGAAATTGCATTCAGCGACCATCGTGGCAACTGGAAATAAATGACAGGAATCAAATGAAAATTccttgaaaaaagaaaacgaacCAAGGAATTGTTAAATTAGCTATTATGTTGAGACATTCTCATCTCATGACCTTATTAATCCACAACTACCTACTGTACATACATCAAATCAATAATCCAGAATCTCATCTCTAATAGTCGAAATTGAAATAAAGTTAGAGAAAAATGTTGCAATCgacaatcaaatcaaatcaaatcatgaTAGGTAAGAGATTTCCCGTTTCCCAAGCCAATGACACTTACATTCTAGGCAGTATGTTACTAGCATGTTGTACGAGTTCGTATAAATCGATGACTGTAACGCCATGCTTGCTTTCGTCCTTGAAGAACATCTCCAGCTTCCTCAATTCATCAAAAGCTCGCATGTCTTAATAACATttttccaaaagcaaaaatCTCAGCTCCAAGCATAACACGATTCGATCAATCAAGACAAGAGTAGAGAATTTACAGAGTTCGTAGTATTTTTGAGGACAGAGACTCGAAGTTCAAAGCTCCAACAGCGTCTGAGCGGAGTACTTCATAGCTTCTCTGAGGTTGTTCCCGTCCTGAAACGAAACAAACAGCGAGAATTCAAGTGTTTTCTGAACCAAAATGCAAGGGTTAGAACATAGATCGAATGAGATTGAGGATTGTGAATGATACCAAAGCGCGATCCATCTAAAATGCGTTGTGTTGAATGCCGGCGATCCCCTCTGCGAACCATTTCTGTTCGTCTTCTCCTCCGTTAAGCATCATCATTCTCTCTGACTCTCCCTCTCGACTCAATCGGAGCAGACCAATTTGAGCCTAACGAATGGCTTGAGCCAGTCAATGTGCGTTCTGTTAATATATGGGCCTGGGCCGACTTATGGGCCACGATGGACATCGACTTGTTAAAACTACTATTCTGCGTCCAGTGGGCCCTTGATATGTGAGTCAGAGTCACCGCCTCACAGGTCAATGTGGCTGTGTCTTGATGGGTTTCTTATTAGTTTCCTCAATTTGACTGGCTGTTTATATTTATTTGACCACTTTTTAATATGCTAACTCTAATCAAAACGTGAAGCTTCTTCAAGAAAAAAGCAAACTTGTCAAACATTTATAATTAGTCTTGTTGGACTATACTGACCAAGATGTACAATGACTCTTGTTGTCTCTAACATGCACATCTCAACCTTTAAACTTAAGAAATCAGTATTATTTTAGAAAGGGTATTATACTATTATTAACGAGTGTCGTTAGGACAATGGTTAAGGATTCACTACAACATGATTGTCCTGTGTGATGAACATTTtctcacataattttttaaacttaaaatacatctTGTATTAGAGACTTTTTCAGATTTCAAAACACCTTTATGtcatttattcaatttcttaagACATTGGATAATATTTCTCTTTTATAGAGATACATGCGACATTTGGTTATTGGTTATGagttcatttttattatttttgtttgtaaaaCGAAGGAGATCTTCATAGATGACATTAAAAAAAGACCCCTTTGTTCAATTATAACATTGGCATTTGTACAATGGTATTGAACCACGACGAAATATTGGTATTGGTGTTAATGGATCGGATACTCGTGAAGGTATTGCATAAGTTTAACTCAAATAAATTGAAGATGCATTTGTTAACTATGAGCATTTTAATGTCAGGGGATAATATATTTTCATAACACAGGCCTTaggttcaaaacaaaaaatactttTCAGAGTTATTTGGATTGGATTTATGCGGTGTTTTGATGAGTATCCAATTTATAACAATTGGTACAAAACACAAATACAATGATATTCAAAGacaattcaaagtcattttaaaaaaaaaaaaaagtcatagtAGGTGTACCGATGACAATGATATGGCGGCAGTATCTCTAGTGAAATTTGTTTGGTGGGTTAGATAGaactgaaaaatatatatatacaacgcAGTCAAATATTCAAAATACGCGAAGATCCGTGTCCCCATTTTCGTTCTAACTTTCGTTATTCCAAGATTGAAAAGACTTGGAAACGAATCAACCCAGCTGCTTCTTCCAAACAATTGtttaattcttttatttgtCTCATCCAATTGTTCTTATTCCCTGTTGGGTTTTGTTTAAATTCACTAAATACATCTTTGATTTTCAACTTCCAGAGTCAGACACCTGTTTTCAGAGGATTTGAATCAAATTTGAAGGCTATGACTGCCATTGATGAAAGCCATGGTAGCATCAGAGAAACGGAGGCCTCTGCTTCTGAAACAGAATCCCATGGAAGTCTGAGTTTCGAAGATATAGACATGGAATTCAATTATGGTCGCAGAGGGAGAGTTTGGCATAAATCGATTTCTGTAGTACGGAGGGAGATACCTGAGTCTACCAAAGGATGGCCTCTTCTTCCAAGAACAAATCTTTCAAGTCTGAAATTTCAAAGTAGAACCAAAGAGAGAGATACATCTGTGGTTGAATGGGTTATGACTCTACCGGATCGATCGAGCGAACTCAGTTTGCAACACCAGATTGATTCAGGCTTGAATAGCAGAGAAAGTAACAATTCTAGTTTTGAAGTTTCTTCAAGCTTTGTTTCTAATGAGTCCCCAAAATCAACAGCAGGTTGGCCTCTATTAAGAGATTCGCCCATTTCTGATTGTTCAGAAGACTCTGAAGCTTTAAAAATGCCTGCAACATCCCAGATTGGTTCAGTAGAAAATCCTATTGAGAGAAGGTTTTGCAAGAAATGTTTGATGACACCAAGAAAGCTCATTaagaa
Proteins encoded in this window:
- the LOC119999401 gene encoding vacuolar protein sorting-associated protein 35C-like isoform X3 codes for the protein MVRRGDRRHSTQRILDGSRFGREQPQRSYEVLRSDAVGALNFESLSSKILRTLKLEMFFKDESKHGVTVIDLYELVQHASNILPRICHDGR
- the LOC119999401 gene encoding uncharacterized protein LOC119999401 isoform X1, with the protein product MVRRGDRRHSTQRILDGSRFGREQPQRSYEVLRSDAVGALNFESLSSKILRTLWRCSSRTKASMALQSSIYTNSYNMLVTYCLEFATMVAECNFILNYFSMAKNVGCD
- the LOC120001057 gene encoding rac-like GTP-binding protein 5 isoform X1, translating into MSASRFIKCVTVGDGAVGKTCMLISYTSNTFPTDYVPTVFDNFSANVVVDGSTVNLGLWDTAGQEDYNRLRPLSYRGADVFILAFSLISKASYENVFKKWIPELRHYAPGVPIILVGTKLDLRDDKQFFTDHPGAVPITTAQGEELRKLIGSPAYIECSSKTQQNVKAVFDAAIKVVLQPPKQKKKRKSQRACFIL
- the LOC120001057 gene encoding rac-like GTP-binding protein 5 isoform X2 encodes the protein MSASRFIKCVTVGDGAVGKTCMLISYTSNTFPTDYVPTVFDNFSANVVVDGSTVNLGLWDTAGQEDYNRLRPLSYRGADVFILAFSLISKASYENVFKKWIPELRHYAPGVPIILVGTKLDLRDDKQFFTDHPGAVPITTAQFKNTAECEGSFRCCY
- the LOC119999401 gene encoding vacuolar protein sorting-associated protein 35C-like isoform X2; this translates as MVRRGDRRHSTQRILDGSRFGREQPQRSYEVLRSDAVGALNFESLSSKILRTLKLEMFFKDESKHGVTVIDLYELVQHASNILPRMTRGPGDSNTSNYEYFWC